From a single Alloactinosynnema sp. L-07 genomic region:
- a CDS encoding indole-3-glycerol-phosphate synthase yields the protein MSVFIEALLEARRPLIMEVKRRDPHGNDLMGGRTVAEVVAHYETAGAACVSVVTGRWFGGTPELLREVVDRTGKPVLQKDFITRRDHIQQARRCGAAAVLLTAGLLTRSSLANLIDAALSLELTPFVEITSEDEITGITSASQCVIAVNNKDIKTGERDTGDLTRSERMLPFLRASGTRAPVSASGIDTPETAARLADLGYAGLLVGTALLRAPSVGDWLDAFDNSRTTEFARKGA from the coding sequence GTGAGTGTTTTCATTGAGGCTTTGCTGGAAGCGCGGCGCCCGTTGATCATGGAGGTCAAGCGGCGCGACCCGCACGGCAACGACCTGATGGGCGGTCGGACCGTCGCCGAGGTCGTCGCCCACTACGAGACCGCGGGCGCCGCGTGCGTCTCAGTGGTGACCGGCCGCTGGTTCGGCGGCACCCCCGAGTTGCTGCGTGAGGTCGTCGACCGCACCGGGAAACCGGTGCTGCAGAAGGACTTCATCACCCGCCGCGACCACATCCAGCAAGCCCGCCGCTGCGGCGCGGCCGCGGTCCTGCTCACCGCCGGGCTGCTGACCCGCTCCAGCCTGGCCAACCTGATCGACGCGGCCCTGTCGCTGGAACTGACCCCGTTCGTCGAGATCACCTCCGAGGACGAGATCACCGGCATCACGTCGGCCTCGCAGTGCGTCATCGCGGTCAACAACAAGGACATCAAGACCGGCGAGCGCGACACGGGTGACCTGACCAGGAGCGAACGGATGCTTCCGTTCCTGCGCGCGTCGGGAACCCGGGCGCCGGTCAGCGCCAGCGGGATCGACACCCCTGAGACCGCCGCCCGGCTCGCCGACCTCGGCTACGCGGGCCTGCTGGTCGGCACCGCCCTACTCCGCGCGCCGAGCGTGGGGGACTGGCTCGACGCGTTCGACAACTCCAGGACCACCGAATTCGCCCGGAAAGGGGCCTGA
- a CDS encoding SRPBCC family protein, with translation MTPGCWACFPAARPGPTLPNRSLRARCTRTGASTNRRPSKPPAARTDSGSGWSKSTRRSRGFAAARLDHDESWARSTHRETALSTSPCAHVRGDRGLVTRVRGEWTFTPDGAGTLVRWTYSFFARPRRGFLIRLVVVPLWRRYATITLAKASAALG, from the coding sequence CTGACACCCGGTTGCTGGGCGTGCTTTCCGGCAGCACGCCCAGGACCGACGCTGCCAAATCGATCGCTTCGAGCGAGATGCACCCGGACCGGCGCGTCGACCAACAGAAGGCCGTCGAAACCACCTGCGGCGCGGACGGATTCCGGGTCTGGGTGGTCGAAGTCGACTCGACGGTCGCGGGGGTTCGCCGCCGCCCGGCTGGACCACGACGAATCATGGGCGAGATCGACCCACCGTGAAACTGCCCTCTCGACATCGCCCTGCGCACACGTTCGCGGTGATCGTGGCCTGGTGACCCGCGTGCGCGGCGAGTGGACCTTCACACCTGACGGCGCGGGCACGCTGGTCCGGTGGACCTACTCGTTCTTCGCCCGCCCGCGCCGAGGGTTCCTGATCCGCCTGGTGGTGGTGCCGCTCTGGCGGCGCTACGCGACCATCACCCTTGCCAAGGCAAGCGCCGCGCTGGGGTGA
- a CDS encoding nuclear transport factor 2 family protein: MDAVSRKARDEWIGLFAPDGVVEDPVGKSPFDPEGKGHHGHSGIAAFWDMAIAGVERFEFRIVDSFACGAEVANVGTISAFLPGGARVDTEGVFVYRVGDDGLIRSVRAFWELERTMAGIRHD; this comes from the coding sequence ATGGACGCGGTCAGCCGCAAGGCGCGCGACGAGTGGATCGGCCTGTTCGCCCCCGATGGGGTGGTCGAGGATCCGGTCGGAAAGTCGCCGTTCGACCCCGAAGGCAAGGGGCACCACGGGCACTCCGGGATTGCCGCGTTCTGGGACATGGCGATCGCGGGCGTGGAGCGGTTCGAGTTCCGGATCGTCGACTCGTTCGCCTGCGGTGCCGAGGTGGCCAATGTGGGCACCATCAGCGCTTTTCTGCCCGGCGGGGCCCGCGTGGACACCGAGGGCGTGTTCGTCTACCGGGTCGGGGATGACGGTCTCATCCGGTCTGTCCGGGCGTTCTGGGAACTGGAGCGGACGATGGCGGGCATTCGTCACGACTGA
- a CDS encoding TetR/AcrR family transcriptional regulator, translating to MTTATGRRDAIADAAIATLARDGMRGLTHRAVDKTAGLPEGSCSYYFRTRQALLEATVRRLATLDEDLVAPIAGLPAHLSVNDLADLLTGAVELAATDQRDRHLARYELSLEATRRPELRATLLEVGKRYRELATALLTAAGAANPDRQGPDLVAYLDGLMFDSIAGAGAREFDRAAVRRSFGEVLAAMISGSPD from the coding sequence ATGACGACCGCTACGGGCCGCCGCGACGCCATCGCCGACGCCGCCATCGCCACCCTCGCCCGTGACGGGATGCGCGGGCTGACCCATCGCGCGGTCGACAAGACCGCCGGGCTGCCGGAGGGGTCGTGCTCCTACTACTTCCGCACCCGCCAGGCGCTGCTGGAGGCGACCGTCCGGCGTCTGGCCACGCTCGACGAGGACCTGGTCGCGCCGATCGCGGGACTGCCCGCGCACCTGAGCGTGAACGACCTGGCCGACCTGTTGACCGGGGCCGTCGAGCTGGCCGCGACCGACCAGCGGGACCGCCACCTGGCGCGATACGAGCTGTCCCTGGAGGCGACCCGCCGCCCCGAACTGCGGGCCACGCTCCTTGAGGTGGGCAAGCGCTATCGGGAACTCGCGACCGCGCTGCTCACCGCCGCCGGGGCCGCGAACCCCGACCGGCAGGGGCCTGATCTCGTCGCCTACCTGGACGGTCTGATGTTCGACAGCATCGCGGGGGCGGGCGCCCGGGAGTTCGACCGCGCCGCCGTGCGCCGCTCGTTCGGCGAGGTGCTCGCCGCGATGATCTCTGGATCACCCGACTAG
- a CDS encoding FAD-dependent monooxygenase, with amino-acid sequence MRTAAVIGGGIGGLATAAGLAQRGWDVRVHEQAPAFDEVGAGISIWGNALRALDALGIGDAVRAAGAHPGRGGFRDKRGRWIMRGTGEPGELLMLRRADLLKILVDAVPAGALRPGQRVDRFDPTTVDLLVGADGARSAVRRTYWSDAPGPRFIGSTAWRMTVPAAGIPAFDGNETWGDGAVFGAFPMGDRLYCYAGARAPEGERADELPELRRRFAGWPEPIPSILAAADPAAVMRHDVYSQPPLDTFVRDNVVLVGDAAHAMAPYLGQGGCQAIEDAVSLAILASRDDLAAGLREYDRIRRPRAQKIVKRSLAVVKMVHLPYKPAAVVRNAGLRMIPAAVLRRSVTGMLDWTPPTP; translated from the coding sequence ATGCGCACAGCGGCGGTGATCGGCGGGGGAATCGGTGGGCTGGCCACGGCGGCCGGGCTCGCCCAGCGTGGGTGGGATGTCCGGGTGCACGAGCAGGCCCCGGCATTCGACGAGGTCGGGGCCGGTATCTCGATCTGGGGCAACGCTTTGCGTGCACTGGACGCCCTCGGCATCGGGGACGCGGTGCGCGCGGCGGGCGCGCACCCCGGCCGCGGCGGATTCCGGGACAAGCGGGGCCGCTGGATCATGCGCGGCACCGGCGAGCCGGGCGAACTGCTGATGCTGCGCCGCGCCGATCTGCTCAAGATCCTGGTCGACGCCGTTCCCGCCGGTGCCCTGCGGCCGGGGCAGCGGGTGGACCGGTTCGACCCGACGACGGTCGACCTGCTCGTCGGCGCCGACGGAGCCCGCAGCGCGGTGCGGCGGACCTACTGGTCTGACGCCCCGGGTCCGCGCTTCATCGGCAGCACCGCGTGGCGCATGACCGTGCCCGCCGCGGGCATCCCGGCCTTCGACGGCAACGAGACCTGGGGCGACGGCGCCGTCTTCGGCGCGTTCCCGATGGGCGACCGGCTCTACTGCTACGCGGGTGCGCGGGCCCCGGAGGGCGAGCGCGCCGACGAACTTCCTGAGCTGCGCCGCCGCTTCGCGGGCTGGCCGGAGCCCATCCCGTCGATCCTCGCCGCCGCGGACCCAGCCGCGGTCATGCGCCACGACGTCTACTCCCAACCGCCCCTGGACACCTTTGTCCGCGACAACGTCGTCTTGGTCGGCGACGCCGCCCACGCCATGGCCCCCTACCTGGGGCAAGGCGGCTGCCAGGCGATCGAGGACGCCGTGAGCCTGGCGATCCTGGCCTCCCGCGACGACTTGGCCGCGGGCCTGCGTGAATACGACCGAATCCGCAGGCCGCGCGCGCAGAAGATCGTCAAGCGGTCCTTGGCGGTGGTGAAGATGGTGCACCTGCCGTACAAGCCCGCCGCGGTGGTCCGGAACGCCGGTCTGCGGATGATCCCGGCCGCGGTCCTGCGGCGGTCCGTGACCGGCATGCTGGACTGGACGCCGCCCACCCCATAG
- the metK gene encoding methionine adenosyltransferase, which produces MNSRLFTSESVTEGHPDKICDAISDSILDALLAKDPRSRVAVETMVTTGQVHVAGEVTTEAYADIPGIVRDRVVEIGYDSSAKGFDGRSCGVNIAIGSQSPDIAQGVDTAHEVRVDDSDGEDEIARQGAGDQGLMFGYACSDTPELMPLPIALAHRLALRLTAVRKSGVMPYLRPDGKTQVTIEYAGDQPVRLDTVVVSSQHAEGVSLDSLLAPDVSEYVVAPELEALGLESSGARLLVNPTGRFVVGGPMGDAGLTGRKIIVDTYGGMARHGGGAFSGKDPSKVDRSAAYAMRWVAKNAVAAGLATRIEVQVAYAIGKAAPVGLFVETFGTETVDPTKIQEAVRAVFDLRPGAIIRDLDLLRPIYAPTAAYGHFGRPDLDLPWERTNRVDALRGFLDI; this is translated from the coding sequence ATGAACAGCCGCCTGTTCACCTCCGAGTCGGTCACCGAGGGACACCCGGACAAGATCTGCGACGCGATCAGCGACTCGATCCTCGACGCGCTGCTCGCCAAGGACCCGCGCTCGCGCGTCGCCGTCGAGACGATGGTGACCACCGGCCAGGTGCACGTCGCGGGCGAGGTCACCACCGAGGCGTACGCCGACATCCCCGGCATCGTCCGCGACCGCGTGGTGGAGATCGGCTACGACTCGTCGGCCAAGGGCTTCGACGGCCGCTCCTGCGGGGTCAACATCGCCATCGGGTCGCAGTCCCCGGACATCGCCCAGGGCGTCGACACCGCCCACGAGGTGCGCGTCGACGACAGCGACGGCGAGGACGAGATCGCCCGCCAGGGCGCAGGTGACCAGGGCCTGATGTTCGGCTACGCGTGCAGCGACACCCCCGAGCTGATGCCGCTGCCGATCGCCCTGGCTCACCGCCTTGCCCTGCGGCTGACCGCGGTCCGCAAGTCCGGCGTGATGCCGTACCTGCGGCCCGACGGCAAGACCCAGGTCACCATCGAGTACGCCGGAGACCAGCCGGTCCGGCTCGACACCGTCGTCGTGTCGTCGCAGCACGCCGAGGGCGTGAGCCTGGACAGCCTGCTCGCCCCGGACGTCAGCGAGTACGTCGTGGCCCCGGAACTGGAGGCGCTCGGCCTGGAGAGCTCGGGCGCTCGCCTGCTGGTGAACCCGACCGGCCGCTTCGTCGTCGGCGGCCCGATGGGCGACGCGGGCCTGACCGGCCGCAAGATCATCGTCGACACCTACGGCGGCATGGCCCGCCACGGCGGCGGCGCGTTCTCGGGCAAGGACCCGTCGAAGGTCGACCGCTCGGCCGCGTACGCGATGCGCTGGGTGGCGAAGAACGCGGTGGCCGCCGGTCTGGCCACGCGCATCGAGGTGCAGGTCGCCTACGCCATCGGCAAGGCGGCCCCGGTCGGCCTGTTCGTGGAGACCTTCGGCACCGAGACGGTCGACCCGACCAAGATCCAGGAGGCCGTCCGCGCGGTGTTCGACCTGCGCCCGGGCGCGATCATCCGTGATCTCGATCTCCTGCGCCCGATCTACGCCCCGACCGCGGCCTACGGTCACTTCGGCAGGCCCGACCTCGACCTGCCCTGGGAGCGCACCAACCGCGTCGACGCCCTGCGCGGGTTTCTCGACATCTGA
- a CDS encoding thioesterase II family protein codes for MTPDPIRLVCLAPAGGSSAMFKSWVSGLPAEFTVAAVDLPGRGARRREPPATSLVDLAGELASTVSGPGRYALFGHSLGGLLAFETGKRIVADGLPRPEFVVLAGSRPPHQSSARLFAPLLDMDDDALIDALAEMGAVNPILRTSPLRALFLPALRSDLALIVGYHPDATPMALDLMAWHADDDPLATPALGLEWSRYTTAAFTHTALRGDHYFPYDRLPVITELLRAAASRKVREPA; via the coding sequence ATGACACCCGACCCGATCCGACTGGTGTGCCTCGCCCCCGCGGGCGGCTCGTCGGCGATGTTCAAGTCATGGGTCTCGGGCCTGCCCGCGGAGTTCACCGTCGCGGCGGTGGACCTCCCCGGCCGGGGGGCCCGCCGCCGCGAGCCACCCGCGACGTCCCTGGTGGATCTCGCCGGTGAGCTGGCGTCCACTGTGTCCGGTCCGGGTCGGTACGCGCTGTTCGGCCACAGCCTCGGCGGCCTGCTCGCCTTCGAGACCGGCAAGCGGATCGTCGCGGATGGACTGCCGCGCCCGGAGTTCGTGGTGCTGGCCGGTTCCCGGCCGCCGCACCAGTCGTCGGCCCGGCTGTTCGCGCCCCTGCTGGACATGGACGACGACGCGCTGATCGACGCCCTGGCCGAGATGGGCGCGGTCAACCCGATCCTGCGCACCTCACCGCTTCGAGCGCTGTTTCTGCCCGCGCTGCGCTCCGACCTCGCGCTGATCGTGGGCTACCACCCCGACGCCACCCCGATGGCGCTGGACCTGATGGCCTGGCACGCCGACGACGACCCGCTGGCCACCCCCGCCCTCGGCCTCGAATGGTCCCGCTACACCACGGCCGCGTTCACCCACACCGCCCTGCGCGGCGACCACTACTTCCCATACGACCGGCTCCCCGTCATCACCGAACTCCTCCGCGCCGCGGCGAGTCGGAAGGTGCGCGAGCCCGCCTAG
- a CDS encoding cold-shock protein, with the protein MAQGTVKWFNSEKGFGFIAPDDGSSDVFVHYSEIQSNGFRTLEENQKVRYEVGQGAKGPQATGVTIV; encoded by the coding sequence ATGGCCCAGGGCACCGTCAAGTGGTTCAACTCGGAAAAGGGCTTCGGATTCATCGCCCCCGATGACGGCTCCTCCGATGTGTTCGTGCACTACTCGGAGATCCAGTCGAACGGGTTCCGCACCCTCGAGGAGAACCAGAAGGTGCGCTACGAGGTCGGCCAGGGCGCCAAGGGCCCCCAGGCGACCGGTGTGACCATCGTCTGA
- a CDS encoding metalloregulator ArsR/SmtB family transcription factor, translating into MDDAREDSVSAVAALEEPTRRRLYDHVVRQPNPVTRDDAATACGLPRATAAFHLDRLADEGLLDVVYERRSGRSGPGAGRPSKLYQRSGRQVAVSLPERQYEFASRLLAAAIEDVERTGDTPRAALDRHAREAGERLGEAARTAADLDQTEATMRALDDYGFEPRATDTGIVLGNCPFHTLARAHTEMVCGMNLGLLNGFLTGLSATGLRATLDPAPGFCCVRIEPAG; encoded by the coding sequence GTGGACGACGCACGGGAGGACTCGGTCTCGGCCGTGGCCGCGCTGGAGGAGCCGACGCGGCGCAGGCTGTACGACCACGTGGTGCGCCAGCCGAACCCGGTGACCCGGGACGACGCCGCCACGGCGTGCGGGCTGCCCCGGGCGACCGCCGCGTTCCACCTCGACCGACTCGCCGACGAGGGGCTGCTAGACGTCGTCTACGAACGGCGCAGCGGCCGGTCCGGACCGGGCGCGGGCCGCCCCTCCAAGCTGTATCAGCGCTCCGGCCGCCAGGTCGCGGTGTCGCTTCCCGAGCGCCAGTACGAGTTCGCCAGCCGACTCCTGGCCGCGGCGATCGAAGACGTGGAGCGCACCGGCGACACCCCGCGCGCGGCCTTGGACCGGCACGCGCGCGAAGCGGGCGAACGACTCGGCGAGGCCGCGCGCACCGCGGCGGACCTCGATCAGACCGAGGCCACGATGCGGGCCTTGGACGACTACGGGTTCGAACCCCGGGCGACGGACACCGGGATCGTGTTGGGCAACTGCCCGTTCCACACGCTCGCGCGGGCGCACACCGAGATGGTGTGCGGCATGAACCTGGGTCTGCTCAACGGCTTCCTGACCGGACTCAGCGCCACCGGGCTGCGCGCCACGCTCGACCCGGCGCCGGGGTTCTGCTGCGTCCGCATCGAACCCGCGGGGTGA
- a CDS encoding YciI family protein: MPQYAVLIYSPAPADPMALTPDYVALLDQYQGQVKELGGEIVTGFALAPSPTATAIRGDVVTDGPFVEAKEVVAGFFILDAPDADTAVAIAKLNPATRAGGVEVRPLFVPPAD; the protein is encoded by the coding sequence ATGCCCCAGTACGCGGTCCTGATCTACTCGCCCGCGCCCGCCGACCCGATGGCGCTCACGCCCGACTACGTGGCGCTGCTCGACCAGTACCAGGGTCAGGTCAAGGAACTCGGCGGGGAGATCGTCACCGGGTTCGCGCTGGCCCCGAGTCCCACCGCCACCGCCATCCGCGGCGACGTCGTGACCGACGGGCCGTTCGTCGAGGCCAAGGAGGTCGTCGCCGGTTTCTTCATCCTGGACGCGCCCGACGCCGACACCGCGGTGGCGATCGCCAAGCTCAACCCGGCCACCCGTGCGGGCGGCGTCGAGGTCCGACCGCTATTCGTCCCGCCCGCCGACTGA
- a CDS encoding Tex family protein, producing MTDLAHGIHQRIAEELGVRERQVAAAVELLDGGATVPFIARYRKEVTGTLDDAQLRTLDERLRYLRELEERRSAILDSIREQGKLDDALTAQIMGADSKARLEDIYLPFKPKRRTKAQIAREAGLEPLADSLIGDPTLAPEATAAAYVDVDKGVADVKAALDGARSILVERFAEDADLIGELRERMWGRGVLASKVRDGKETDGAKFADYFDFSEPFAKLPSHRILAMFRGEKEEVLELAMEASPEVDQTVVPPVRTDYEVRIAQRFGVSSEGRAADKWLSDTVRWAWRTRILVHLGIDLRGRLRQAAEDEAVRVFAANLRDLLLAAPAGSRATMGLDPGFRTGVKVAVVDATGKVVATDTIYPHVPQQRWDDSLATLGKLAAAHNVELVAIGNGTASRETDKLATDLIAKFPALKLTKVMVSEAGASVYSASAYASQELPGLDVSIRGAVSIARRLQDPLAELVKIDPKSIGVGQYQHDLSEVKLSRSLDAVVEDCVNGVGVDVNTASAPLLTRVSGIGAGLAENIVAHRDTHGPFRSRKGLKDVPRLGAKAFEQCAGFLRIPAGDDPLDASSVHPEAYPVVRRILTAAGVALPSLIGNTTTLRALRPEKFVDETFGLPTVTDILAELEKPGRDPRPAFKTATFAEGVEKLADLKPGMTLEGVVTNVAAFGAFVDIGVHQDGLVHVSALSKTFVKDPRDVVKSGDVVKVKVLEVDIPRKRISLTLRLDDELPTPGQPATGRPKGGRPQQHRSTTDQRGGDQRRGRQDTPASGSLADALRKAGYQG from the coding sequence ATGACCGACCTGGCGCACGGGATCCATCAGCGCATCGCCGAGGAACTGGGCGTGCGCGAACGGCAGGTGGCCGCTGCCGTCGAGCTGCTCGATGGCGGGGCGACGGTCCCGTTCATCGCGCGCTACCGCAAAGAGGTCACCGGCACCCTCGACGACGCGCAGCTGCGCACCCTCGACGAGCGCCTGCGCTACCTGCGTGAGCTGGAGGAACGCCGGTCGGCGATCCTCGACTCGATCCGCGAGCAGGGCAAGCTGGACGACGCGCTGACCGCGCAGATCATGGGCGCGGACTCCAAGGCCCGCCTGGAGGACATCTACCTGCCGTTCAAGCCCAAGCGGCGGACCAAGGCCCAGATCGCCCGCGAGGCCGGGCTCGAACCGCTGGCCGACAGCCTGATCGGTGATCCCACGCTGGCCCCGGAGGCCACCGCTGCCGCCTATGTCGACGTGGACAAGGGCGTGGCCGACGTCAAGGCCGCGCTCGACGGTGCCCGGTCGATCCTGGTCGAACGGTTCGCCGAGGACGCCGACCTGATCGGCGAGCTGCGCGAGCGCATGTGGGGGCGCGGCGTGCTGGCCTCAAAGGTCCGCGACGGCAAGGAGACCGACGGCGCCAAGTTCGCCGACTACTTCGACTTCTCCGAGCCGTTCGCCAAGCTGCCGTCGCACCGCATCCTGGCGATGTTCCGGGGCGAGAAGGAAGAGGTCCTGGAGCTGGCCATGGAGGCCAGTCCGGAGGTCGACCAGACGGTGGTCCCCCCGGTCCGCACCGACTATGAGGTGCGCATCGCCCAGCGTTTCGGAGTCAGTTCCGAAGGCCGCGCCGCCGACAAGTGGCTGTCGGACACGGTCCGCTGGGCCTGGCGCACGCGCATCCTGGTCCACTTGGGCATCGACCTGCGGGGCAGGCTGCGCCAGGCCGCCGAGGACGAGGCGGTGCGCGTGTTCGCCGCGAACCTGCGCGACCTGCTGCTCGCCGCGCCCGCCGGGTCCCGCGCCACGATGGGCCTCGACCCCGGTTTCCGGACCGGCGTCAAGGTCGCGGTGGTCGACGCGACCGGCAAGGTCGTCGCCACCGACACGATCTACCCGCACGTGCCGCAACAGCGGTGGGACGACTCCCTGGCCACACTCGGGAAGCTGGCCGCCGCGCACAACGTCGAGTTGGTGGCGATCGGCAACGGCACCGCGTCGCGGGAGACCGACAAGCTGGCCACCGACCTGATCGCCAAGTTCCCGGCGCTGAAGCTGACCAAGGTCATGGTCTCCGAGGCGGGCGCCTCGGTGTACTCGGCCTCGGCCTACGCCTCGCAGGAACTCCCCGGCCTGGACGTGTCGATCCGCGGCGCCGTGTCGATCGCCCGCCGCCTGCAGGACCCGCTGGCCGAGCTGGTCAAGATCGACCCGAAGTCGATCGGGGTCGGCCAGTACCAGCACGACCTGTCCGAGGTGAAGCTGTCGCGCTCGCTCGACGCGGTGGTCGAGGACTGCGTGAACGGCGTCGGCGTGGACGTCAACACCGCGTCCGCCCCCCTGCTGACCAGGGTGTCCGGCATCGGCGCGGGCCTGGCCGAGAACATCGTCGCCCACCGCGACACCCACGGCCCGTTCCGCTCCCGCAAGGGCCTCAAGGACGTCCCGCGCCTGGGTGCCAAGGCGTTCGAACAGTGCGCGGGCTTCCTCCGCATCCCCGCGGGCGACGACCCGCTCGACGCTTCCAGCGTGCACCCCGAGGCCTACCCGGTGGTCCGGCGCATCCTCACCGCGGCCGGGGTCGCACTGCCGTCCCTGATTGGCAACACCACCACCCTGCGCGCCCTGCGCCCGGAGAAGTTCGTCGACGAGACGTTCGGCCTGCCCACGGTCACCGACATCCTCGCCGAACTGGAGAAGCCCGGCCGCGACCCGCGACCCGCCTTCAAGACGGCCACCTTCGCCGAGGGCGTCGAGAAGCTCGCCGACCTCAAGCCGGGCATGACCCTGGAAGGCGTCGTCACCAACGTCGCCGCCTTCGGCGCCTTCGTCGACATCGGCGTCCACCAGGACGGCCTGGTCCACGTCTCGGCCCTGTCGAAGACCTTCGTCAAGGACCCCCGCGACGTGGTGAAGTCCGGCGACGTGGTGAAGGTCAAGGTGCTTGAGGTCGACATCCCCCGCAAACGCATCTCCCTGACCCTGCGCCTGGACGACGAACTCCCCACCCCAGGCCAACCCGCCACCGGCCGCCCCAAGGGCGGCAGGCCGCAGCAACACCGCTCCACCACCGACCAACGCGGCGGCGACCAACGCCGAGGCCGCCAGGACACCCCCGCGTCCGGTTCCCTGGCCGACGCCTTGCGAAAGGCGGGCTACCAGGGCTGA
- a CDS encoding M50 family metallopeptidase, translating into MQSVPDLWQQLFGDQSRPPEPVILVTLAVAAVVVVVNALWRPARNVITIVHEAGHALVAVLVGRRLSGIRLHSDTSGVTVSRGRPDGPGMVCTALAGYVAPSLLGLGFAAFLQTERVSALLMSCAVLLFGVLIMIRNLYGALTLIATGAVLFAVSWFATDTVQAAFAYLITWFLLLGGLRPVGELQTKRRRGQARDSDADQLARLTGAPGFFWVGSFGLVNLGALVIAAGWLLLG; encoded by the coding sequence GTGCAGTCAGTTCCGGATCTTTGGCAGCAGCTCTTCGGCGACCAGTCCCGCCCGCCCGAGCCGGTCATCCTGGTGACCCTGGCCGTGGCGGCCGTCGTGGTGGTGGTCAACGCCCTGTGGCGGCCCGCCCGCAACGTGATCACGATCGTCCACGAGGCGGGCCACGCGCTGGTCGCGGTGCTGGTCGGCCGCAGACTCTCGGGCATCCGGCTGCACTCCGACACCTCCGGCGTCACCGTCTCGCGCGGCAGGCCCGACGGCCCGGGGATGGTCTGCACGGCCCTGGCGGGCTACGTCGCGCCGTCGCTGCTCGGGCTCGGCTTCGCCGCGTTCCTCCAGACCGAGCGGGTGTCGGCCCTGCTGATGAGCTGCGCGGTGCTGCTGTTCGGCGTCCTGATCATGATCCGCAACCTCTACGGCGCGCTGACCCTGATCGCCACCGGCGCGGTCCTGTTCGCGGTGTCCTGGTTCGCCACCGACACCGTCCAGGCCGCCTTCGCCTACCTCATCACCTGGTTCCTCCTGCTCGGCGGCCTCCGCCCGGTCGGCGAGCTGCAGACCAAGCGCAGGCGCGGACAGGCCCGCGACTCCGACGCCGACCAGCTGGCCCGGCTGACCGGCGCGCCCGGATTCTTCTGGGTCGGCTCGTTCGGGCTCGTCAACCTCGGGGCGCTGGTCATCGCCGCTGGATGGCTGCTCCTAGGCTGA
- a CDS encoding TIGR03619 family F420-dependent LLM class oxidoreductase: MKFTMSVAMSPLDQLTELARTAEECGFTSIALPDSLFYAESVAAKYPYTDDGSRFWTEDTPWPDPFAAAAAMGAVTSRIRFYPQVLKLGPRNPLLLARQVGSVAVLTGDRFGLGVGLGWSPEESEWCGAPFADRGARADEAIEVLRLILGGGMVEHSGRFYGFGKLRMSPAPAAPVPIYVGGHSPAGLRRAARLGDGWTSAMMRFTELRDTVKTLRDLRAEYGRDGEPFEIQAVCVDRFGLDGFRAQAEIGVTDAVTVPWMFYGAGFDAPLRDKQDGIRRFADDIIHRFEGD; the protein is encoded by the coding sequence ATGAAGTTCACGATGAGCGTGGCGATGAGTCCGCTGGACCAACTCACCGAGCTGGCGCGCACCGCCGAGGAGTGCGGCTTCACCTCGATCGCCCTGCCTGACTCGCTGTTCTATGCCGAGTCAGTGGCCGCGAAGTACCCCTATACCGACGACGGCAGCCGGTTCTGGACCGAGGACACACCGTGGCCCGACCCGTTCGCCGCGGCCGCCGCGATGGGCGCGGTCACCAGCAGGATCAGGTTCTACCCGCAGGTCCTCAAACTCGGCCCGCGCAACCCGCTGCTGCTCGCCCGCCAGGTCGGCAGCGTCGCCGTGCTGACCGGCGACCGGTTCGGCCTTGGCGTCGGGCTCGGCTGGTCGCCGGAGGAATCCGAGTGGTGCGGCGCCCCGTTCGCCGACCGCGGGGCCCGCGCCGACGAGGCCATCGAGGTGCTGCGGCTGATCCTCGGCGGCGGCATGGTCGAGCACAGCGGCCGGTTCTACGGCTTCGGCAAGCTGCGCATGAGCCCCGCGCCCGCCGCTCCGGTGCCGATCTACGTCGGCGGCCACTCCCCCGCCGGACTGCGCCGCGCCGCGCGCCTGGGCGACGGCTGGACCTCGGCGATGATGCGGTTCACCGAGCTGCGCGACACCGTCAAGACCCTGCGCGACCTGCGTGCGGAGTACGGCCGCGACGGCGAGCCCTTCGAGATCCAGGCGGTGTGCGTCGACCGGTTCGGCCTCGACGGGTTCCGCGCGCAGGCCGAGATCGGCGTGACCGACGCGGTCACCGTGCCGTGGATGTTCTACGGCGCGGGCTTCGACGCGCCGCTGCGGGACAAACAGGACGGTATCCGGCGCTTCGCCGACGACATCATCCACCGATTCGAGGGGGACTAG